The Anaerolineales bacterium region CCTGCGCGGGCGGTTGCACGCCCGGCGGGTAAGGTATATCGCCCGGCTGGCCGTACCAGTCACACACGGCAATCCCACCGGTCTGCTCGCCGGCCACCACGTCAAAGCTCACCAGTGAATGGTCAGTGCAATCCACGCTCAGTCCACAGGCGACAGCCTGTGAATAGCTGCCGCCATAGCTGAAGTCAGGCAGCCAGGCATAGGCTGTGTAGCTGCCCGCCTCGAGCTCGGCCGAGAATGCCATCTGGTTCAGGGAGATCGGTACCTCTACCGGCTCTGCCGCTCCGTCGCGCTGCAAGTACACCGTCATCTCGGGGATGAAAGACGAGGGGTAGCACACTGAGCCTTCTACAGTACCCAGCTGTGGCCCGGCAGTCTCTAGTGCGGGCGGGTTTGCCGCCTGGCTGGTTTGCAGAGCAGCGGCCACCAGGGTGGCCACGGCAGCGTCATCTGCATCGCCGCTGGGCGCACAACCCGCCAACAGCAGCGCAAGGATGAATACAACTGAAACAATTCGGGTGCTCATAGCTCTTGCTCCTCAGATATGGGTAAAAAGGCACTATGGGCATTATATATGAGCGAGCACACTGGAATTGTGCCAGTGCGCTCGCTTAAGAGTGGAGATGGCGGGAATCGAACCCGCGTCCGAATGATTAGAGTTCTGAACGTCTACGAGCGTAGTCGGTTGTATTGTCGCTGCATGGCCCACAACAGACAAGGGGGTCCACGCAGCCATCCGCTTTGTCTTAAGCGCACGATACGGAAGCGTGCACAGCACCCCGGCATTGTCTCGCCTGTTCCCACCCAGCCGAGGAGAGGGCGGGGCAGACGCAACTCACGAGGAGTTGGACAGTTCTTTGCTAGCCGGTATTACGCGGCGAGCGGGAGAGCTGCGTATTCAGTGCGGTTGGCACTTAAGGTTTGCGCTGAGTTAACGAGGTCGGCGCCTCTCGGCTCGCAGTTCAGACCCAGCCTCAATCGTCGAAGCCAGTCATCCCCATGCAGGCCCAGATTATAGCAGGGCAGTGTTTGAGCTTTCTTAGAACTAGCCCGCCGGCCCTAGCAGTTCCACCCGGTTGCCGTCCTGGTCAGCCAGCGCAATGCCCGGCTGCCCGTCGCGTTCCATGTCCTCGTAGGCGTACTGAGCGGCCTGCACGCGCTGCAGCACCGCCTGCCAGCCGGCCTCATCAGAGATGCGATAGGCGTATGAGCGCAGGCCGGTCATGTCCTCTTCGCGGCGCGAGGCGTTCTGGCTGTGCCAGGTGTTCGCGCCCAGGTGGTGGTGGTAGCCGCCCGCGCTCAGGAAGATGGCGCTGGGCCAGTTGACAATGATGTCCATGCCCAGCAGGTTGTTGTAGAACGCCGCCGTGGTGGCCGTGTCGGACACTTGCAGGTGCATATGGCCAATGTCGGTGCTGGGGTCGATTGCACCCGCTTGGGCGGCCGCCTGGTCGGCTTCTTCGATCAGCTTGTGCAGGTCCAGCGGGGCGTTGGCCATTTCCAGTGAACCGTCGCCCAGGCGCGGCCACTGGTCGCGCGGGCGGTCTCGGTAGATCTCGATCCCGTTGTTTTCTGGATCAGCCAGGTAAATCGCCTCGCTGACCAGGTGGTCAGAGGCGCCTTGCAGCGGCCAGCCCGCTGAGACGATCCGCAGCAGGGTAGTGGCCAGCGGGGTGCGGCCGGTGAAGCGAAAGGCCGTGTGGTACAGACCCGTACGCGCTTGCGGTACAAGCCGGGCGCCCTGGCGCTCGGTCAGGGTCAGCAGGGCGGGCAGCTGCCCGTTGGCGCTCAGGCGCGTGCGCCCATCGGCTGAGTCAATGATCTGGAAGCCCATCAAGCCGCCGTAGAAGGCGCTCATGCGCGCCAGGTCGGCCACCTGCAGCTCTACATGGGCGATCTGGGTATCCGGGTGAATTTTGAAGTCGTTCATAGGCTTGACATATAGACGGCGGCCAATTATGCTTTATTACATAGATGGCCGTCTATTTATACCTTGTATGAAAGGAGCTGGTTATGTTTACACCTGATGAGCAGTTGAACGTCGTGGAAAGCGGTTGTTGCTGCGGCGGCACTGGCTGCTGCTAACTGGTAGGATCGCTTTTAAGAAACAGCGTGGCCAGTTGCATTGCAGCTGGTCACGTTGTTTATTTAAGCTGTTCGGCTGCTTTGCTTTCAGGCGCAAAGGTGCTGATCAGCTGGCCGCAGCACATCGCCACCCGCTCTTGGTTCAGCGTGTAGTAGGTGTTCTTACCCTCCTCGCGCACCTGCACCAGCTCTGCCTCACGCAGTAAGGCCAGATGGTGAGACACCGTAGGCTGGCTCACCTTCACCGTCCTCACGATCTCGTTCACATTCTTCCACTCGCAGCAACAGGTCTGCATGATCTGCTGGCGAGTGGGGTCGGCCAGCACTTTGGCGAACGCCACGGGGTCCATGCTCTTGGTCTTCATATTGACTGCTCTCTATGCAGTCTACTTGCCTTAAGGGTGAATGTCAATTCGTAGCTATTGTCACTGTTGCGTCCTGTGGCTCGCAATGATGGGCTTTAGCAAGCATGCTGCGCCCTACATAACCGTGTCATTCCGACCGGGTTTGTATACTTGCACCAGACCGCCGGACCCGCATCAGGGAGGAATCCTTCTCACCATATCTTCCTCGCAACGCCAGTTATCCAAACTCGCGCCTTCAGTACCCTCATGCACATTCCTTGACAAACACTCCAATATCCCCAATCCACCATCCACCACCAAATCCGTGTACAACCACACTCGGATGCCAGCCAATCAATTGACCTACCTGTCAAGTGTTCCTAAGCTCGGCCTCATAGATTCCAGATATCTTTTTGGTTGCACCCCATACCCCTACACCAAAAACAACAACATCTTTGGAGCTTTGCGCTAAGTGCAGCTAAGCTGTTAACATGTGCCCTATGCGTGTCCTTGCCCTCAGTGACCAGGTCCTCGACTTCGTCTACACTCCCAGCGCCGCCCAACGCTTCAGTGCCGTCGACATGGTCATTGGCTGCGGCGACCTGCCGTACTACTACCTTGAATTCCTGGTGGATACCCTGCACAAGCCGGTTTTCTTCGTGCGCGGCAACCATGCGCCCAATGTCGAATACTCCCAAACCGAGGAGCGCGAGGCGCCCTGGGGCGCCATAGACCTGCACCGCAAGGTGGAGCATCACAAGGGGCTCATCCTCGTCGGCTTTGAAGGCAGCCTGCGCTACCGCCGTGGCCCTTTCATGTATACGCAGGGAGAGATGTGGATGATGGTTTTGGGCATGCTGCCGCGCTTCCTCTACAACCGCTTGCGCTATGGCCGCGCCTTGGACGTGCTCGTCACCCATGCGCCCGCCTGGGATGTCAGCGACCGCCAGGATACGGCCCACCGTGGCTTCAAGGCCTTCCGCTGGCTGCTGCGCACCTTCAAGCCGAAATACCATCTGCATGGGCACATCCACCTGTATGACCGTAACGAGCCGGCCATCGTGGAGTTCGAGGAAACCCGCGTCATCAACGCCTACGGCTACCAGGAGCTGGAGTTAGCCCCATGAACAACTACTCCTCAGCCATGAGCGATTTCAAACGCGCCCGCGGCCGTGCCGCGCTGCGTCAGGCGCTGGCGCGCCTGGGTGGCAGCCGCGCCGATGACCTGCTGCGCTTCGATGATGTGCGCAGAATGCTGGGCGGGACCAGCCAGCTGCCACGCGGCCTGCATGAGATTCCGCTGGATGCCATTGTGGGCAGCGTGGGCCGCTACGAGGACTTCAACCGCCAGTTCTTACCGCGCCAGGCCAGCCAGGGCAGCCGCTGGGCGCGGGTGCGCATGGCGGTGGAAGGGCAGGGCCTGCCGCCCATCGAAGTCTACAAGATCGGCGAGATCTACTTCGTGATGGATGGCCACCATCGCGTTTCGGTGGCACGTGAGGTGGGCGCCAGGACCATTGAAGCCTTCGTCACCGAAATTCCCACCCGCGTCAGCATATCGCCGGATGATGATATTGAAGACCTCATCATCAAGACCGAGCTGCACAATTTTCTGCAGGATACAGGGCTGGGTGACACGCGGCCGGATGTCGATTTCCGCGTCACGCTGCCCGGCCGCATCAACGAACTGCGCGAGCACATCGCTGTGCACCGCTACTACATGGGTGAGGAACTCGGCCGCGAGATTAGTGCGGCCGAAGCGGCCGCCCATTGGGCCGATGAAGTCTATGTGCCGGCCGTGCACGCCATCCGCCAGCTCGGCCTGCTGCGAGACTTCCCACAGCGTACCGAAGCGGATATGTACTTGTGGCTCATGAAGCACCGCTCCACATTGGAGAAAGAGTTGGGCTGGAACCTCGGCATCAGCGAGGCAGCCGCCCACGCCTGGAACCGCCTCGAGGGCAGCCCGCGCCGCTTTAGCTCGCGCGTGCGCCGTTGGCTGGGCAGCTGGATGCGCACGCCAGCCCCGCCGCTGCCCACCCAGTGGCGATTGCAGCGCGACGACTTGGATGAGAGCGAGACGCTCTTCCCGCGCCTGTTGGTGCCGCTCAGCGGCGAAGATGCCAGCTGGACCGCGCTGGATGTGGCCCTGCAAGTCGCCAAGCATGAGCGCAGCGAACTGCGCGGTGTGCATGTGCAGCCCGAAACCGGCGGAGATGACGCCCAATTGCAGCGCCTGCGCGGCGAATTTGAGCGCCGCGTGGCTGCCGCCGGGCTGCGCGGCAGCCTGGTGGTGGAGGAGGGCAATATCCATCGACGTGTGGAAGCCCGCAGCCACTGGAGCGATCTGGTGGTGCTGCATCTCAAGCATCCACCCGGCACGCGCCCGCTGGAGCGTCTTGTATCCGGCCTGCGCGCTTTCCTGCAACGCAGCCCGCGCCCGGTGCTGGTTGTGCCGGATAAGACTGCCATGCAGCACGCCCTGCTGGCCTACGACGGCAGCCGCAAGGCCCGCCAGGCGCTCTATCTGGCCGCCTACCTGGTGCGTCGCTGGGGCATCCAGCTCACCGTGCTCACTTCGCTGGAGAACAGCCTGCGGCCCACGCTGGCCCAGACCGGCGCCAAGAACTACCTGCTGGCACGCGGCGTCATCGCCGAATATGTGCAGCGCCGCGGCCGCGCCGCGCAGGCGATCCTGGACGTGGCCGCCGAGCGCGGCTGCGATTTAGTGCTAATGGGGGGCTATGCCCAGAGCGAATTCATGGAAGTGATGCGCGGCAGCAACCTGGATGTTGTGCTGCGCGAATACCGCGGCGCCATCTGGGTGTGCAATTAGGCCTGCCAACGCTGGCGGATCGGCTCGTCCTCCGTGTAGACGTTCATGAAGGCAAACTCCACCGAGAGCGCGAACAGAACGTAGCGCTCCGCAGGCATATAACTGGCCGCTGCCACCGCACGGGCGCGCTCGGCGGGGTCGGTCACCAGACGGCCATGCCCACGAACGTAGAATTCGCCTTCGCCGCCGTTGGAGTTTTCCACGCTGCAATGAAGGCTATATGCGCTGCCGCGTTGCAGATCTTTGCCCTTGGGGGAGGTTGGCTCCATGAACAGATACAGTTCGTCAGCCAATATCGGCGTAACGGGATGCACGCGCGGCGCACCTGCCGCTGACACTGTGGCAATATACGCCACCACGCCGTTCAAGCGGCTGGCGCCAAACGCAGCCAGGTCAGGCGCGCTGGCGGCAAAGTCAGCCCAACGCGTCAGCTCCATATGGCCTCCGCTGACAGCGCATCCAGACGCTCCACTTCTTCTTCGCTCAGGCTCCAGCTCAGCGCGCCGGCGTTCATCTCGGCCTGTTTGGCGTTCTTGGCGCCCGGGATCGCCAGCGTGCCCTTGGCGACGCACCAATTGAGCGCCACTTGCGAGATGGCCTTATCGCCATGCAGGGTCGCTATGCGCTGCATCTCAGCCAGCAGCGGCACCAGGCGGCCCAGCTTGCTGCGGCTGGTGATGCGCCGCGCCAGATCGGGCAACGGGTGCTGACGGCTGTACTTGCCGGTCAGCAGCCCCTGCGCCAGCGGGCTGTAGGCGATCACGGTGACTTTGTGGTCCTTGCACAGTTGCAGCAGGCTATTGCGCTCAGCGTTGCGGGCCAACAGACTGTAGGAGATCTGGTTGCTGGCCAGGCGCAGGCCGCGGCTCTCTAATACCTTGATGGCCTTCTCCATCTGGCGTGGCCCAAAGTTGGAGACGCCGATCTGCCCGATCAGGCCGGCCTCCACCGCATCGGCCATGCCGTGCAGCCAGGTGGCAAAGTGGCGCGGCGGGAACGGCCAGTGGATCTGATACAGCGGCAGCTTGCTTACGCCGAGGCGGCGCAAGCTGCCCGCCAAGGCGCGCGGCAAGCTGTTGCGCAGCACGCGCCAGGGGTACGGGAAGAACTTGGAGGCGATGAAGTGCTCTTCGGCGTTGGCAGCCGCAAAGCTGCCCAGCAACTCCTCAGAGCGGCCCGTGCCGTAGATCTCGGCCGTGTCGAAGAAGGTGACGCCGGCTTCCAGGCTGGCGTCGTATGCGGCGCGCAACTCTTCTTCTCCATAATCCCTGCCGTATGACCAAAACAGCGTGTCGCCCCAGGCCCAGGTACCCATGCCAATGGGCGCAACTTTGGGTCCGTCCTGCCCGATCTGGATCAGCTGCATTCTACGTATCCCTTCGTGGCTTAGTGTACACGCACTGCCAGAAGAAAAGAGCCCCGCTTTATTGCGGGGCTCTTTTCACTCTTGTTAGGGCAGGGTGATCGTCACCGATAGCGGCAGATGGTCTGACGCTGTCGTCAACGGGATGGCAAAGTTGCTGAAGCTCAGATCTGGCGAGATGAAAATGTAGTCGATCTGATGATCAGCGGCGAACGAGGGATAGGTGAAGGTGTTGGTCAGCCCACTCTCGCGTGAGATGTCGATGAAGCCGCCACCCAGCATCACGTCCAGCGCCAGCGAATCAGGCAATGAGTTGAGGTCGCCCATCACCATGGTGGCCGGGCGGCCGGCGGCCACGTCCACCAGCACCGAAGCCTGCTGGGCACGGATGTCATCCTGGCCGGCTTTCTCGCTGAAGTGCGTGTCAATTACGGTCAGGGTTTGCCCGTTCACCTCAACTTCGGCGTACAGATAGCCGCGCAGCAGCAGCACATCCTCAGGTGGCAACGGGTTGTTGGTGTAGCTGGTGATCGGCAGGCGCGTCAGGATGGCATTGCCCCATTGGTGGTCGGCGGTTGGCCCCCAGATGTATTGCATATCCAGGCGCTGCGCCAGCCATTCCAGCATGTCCATGCCGCCCCAGATCAGCCAACCGCGCGAGATCTCCTGCAAGCCGACAAGGTCGGCGCCGCTTTCCTCGATCACGCGGGCCAGCGCTTCAGGGTCCACGACGCCGTCGGTGTTCACCGCATCGTGAAGGTTGTAGTTGATCACGCGGATGGTGTTGCTCTCCGCCGGTTGGGCGCTGGGGCTCTTCCAGGCCAGGCTCAGCGCCAGGGGCACCACCAGCGCCACTGCCGCTAACGCAGCGGTGGAGTACAGCGGCTTGAACTCCTTGGCTTTGTCGGCGGCCTTGGAGCGCAGCGAAATCATAAGGAACAGGGTGATGAGCACCGCGGCCACAGGCAGCAACGTGCCGGAGCGGATGCCGAAGTCAATATCGTACGAGGCGTAATAGATAAAGGTCAGCAGCACGAAGAGAATGTGCCCGAGCCCGTTGAACAAGGTGCTGCGCAGCAAGCCAGGCTTGCCAGCTACGGCGCCAGCACCCGTGAAAATGAAGAAGCCCAGCGCCAGGCTGAAGATCTGGCCCAGAACAATGAACAGCAGCGGAACCAGCGGCTGGTTGAAGGCCAGCAGCAGCTGCGCCAGAACCAAGATGCCATACAGCAGTGCGTTGAGCAAAGTGCGCCTCGGTGCAACTTTGGCAATGTGCCAGAAGCCGATGGCATTGCCCAGCAGCAACGCCGCTCCGGCGGCGGGCGTGCTCCATGCGCTCATCGAGGAGAACATGGCTGTGTTCTGGAACACCATTAGCTGCAGGAACAGCCACGGCCCAACAGCCAGCAGCGCAGCCGAGCTGCCCCAACTGCCATCGGTGGCGGGCGGGGCGTCCTCCACCAGCTTGCTCAGGGTCCACAGCTGCAGGGCGGCCAGCGCCGCCACCAGCACCAACGCGAAGATGCCAGGCTGCCAGGAGAGGTCCAGCGTGCGGAAGGCGATCTGCAGGCTGCTATCCAGCACCAGGCCAAACAGCCAGCCGAAGCCGAGGTGCTGTGGGATATGGCCGCCGCGCGCCCGCGAAATGCCCACCGCCAGCGGGATCCACATCAGGAACAGCGCCGTGGCCGCCGCAGAAAGGTACAGGTCCATCAGCGCGGTTTGCGAAAGCTGCTCGGCCACCCGCAGGGCGGCCAGGCCGCCGGCGGTCAGCCACAGCGTGCGGCGCGTGCCCAGCAGGCGGTTGAGCGGGCCGGCCAGAAAGGCCAGGGCGAACACGCCCACCGCGATCGGCGCCAGGCTGAGCGAGCTCATGCCGGTTGAGTCGCGCAGGTAACCCACGAAGCCCACGAAGAGCACGCGCAGCTCTTGCAGGCCGAAGGTGACGGTGATGGCGGCGAATAGCCAGCGCACCCAATAAGATTTCAAGTCAGTACGAATAGTAGTAAGCATAGATTCCTTTCAAGGCGAGCTTAGCTAGCGTTCTTTCTCTTTTTGGCTTTTTGCTTGTAGGCGGCGTTCGGCTCTTGGAAGTATTGCTTGACCGCGCCGGGTTTATTGAGTTTGGCGGCAATATCTGGCCAGGTAGCCAAGAACACGGCTAGCGCCAATGTGATGACAAAGTAGGTGACCTCAATTGGCTGGCCGAACATCTGCAGGCTCACCAGCATGCCCACGAAGCCGATCGCGGCGGTCACCGTGATGTTGCCGGTGAGCCGTTGCACCACCCAGCCCAGCGCGAACATTATCGCCAGCTCGGGCCAAGCGGCCACCCAGGCCGCTGCGCCCATGGCAGTCGCCAGCCCTTTGCCGCCGCGGAAGCGCAGCCAGGCCGGCCAGTTGTGCCCGGCCACGGCGGCCGTGCCCGCCAGCATCCATGCCCAACTGCCGTCGCCCGCCAGCGTCTGGCCGATGGCCATGGCAGCCAGCCCCTTGGCGAAATCCAGCGCGCCGCCTAGCAGGCCCCAACCCAGGCCCAGGTTGCGGGTCAGGTTGCGCGTGCCGATGTTGCGGCTGCCAACCTGGGCAAGGTTTACACCGCCAACGGAGCGGGCAATGATATGCGCAAAGGGAATAGAGCCTAGCAAATAGCCGATCAATAATGCGAGAAGGAGTTGGGGCATTGGGTTATAGCTCGCCGTGGGATACGAACCAGGCCAGTGAGTCTCTCACCGTGTCAGCGAAGGGGCGGGCTTGCATGCCTAACTCCTGCTCGGCCTTGGCCGTATTATAAGGCTGCCAGCGGCGGATGCTGCGCAGGTGGTTGGCGGGCAGGGGGATGGTGGGGATGCGGTCGCCCAGCCAGACCACTGGGTCCACCAGCCACAACGGGATGGAGAAGCGCGGCGGCCGCCGCCCGGCCACCTGGGCCACGATGGTAAAAGCATCCTTGACCGAAAGGTTATGCCCGCCGAGGATGTAGCGCTCGCCCAGGCGGCCCTTGAGCGCTGCCTGGATGTGCGCATCCGCCACATCGCGCACGTCCACCACGTTGGCCTCGGCGGGCAACCAGGCTACGAAGTAGCCTTTGGCGGCCAGGATCAGCAGGCTGCCCAGGGTCTTGTTCAGGTCACCGGGGCCGAAGACCGCTGTGGGATTAGTGACCACCACTTCGAGTTGAGGCCCGTTGGCGGCCAGGGCTATCTGCTCCATCAATATCTTGGTTTCAAAATAGGCGCTCTCAGGAAAGTCGCCCAGCTGATAGACATCCCGCTCGTCGGCCAGGCGGCCGCCATCCGCGGGCACATTGGCAATACAAAATAGTGCCGAGGTATAGACCATACGCCGCACGCCGGCCGCTTTGGCCGTCGCCAACACCGTTTCCATTTCTGCCTGGGCTGCATCCAGATGCTGCTGGCGGGTGCGTTGGCGCTCACGGCGCGGGTAGTAGGCCGCAGCGTGGAAGAGTACATCCACGCCGGCCATGGCCTGCTGCAGGCTTGCCGCGTCGTTCAGGTCACCCTGCATCCACTCGATGGCTTCGCCATCTTCCAGATGCCCGCTGGACTGCGGCCTGCGCCGCAGGCCGCGCACCTGCCAGCCTTGCGCCAAGGCTGCCTTGGCAATGTGCCCGCCAATGAAGCCCGTTGCGCCGGTGACCAGAACCTTCATGGGCTGGATTATAAGGGCGCATTCAGTCATGGAGTAAGATGTACGGCCTTATGTACTGGGCGATGGAGTTCGCCCGCGCAGTGTTTGCTGCGCATAAACCGCCTGTTAGGCTGATGACTCCTATCTTTACAAAAGGAGTGTTAGTCATGAGCAATCTTTTGCTGGTAGGGCTTGGCGGAGCGGTTGGCGCAATCCTGCGCTACATCATTGGTACGCAAGTCCACGAGTGGTTCAAGCCCGGCGACTTCCCGCTGGGCACGTTACTGATAAATCTAAGCGGCTGTTTCCTGATCGGCTTGACATATGTGTGGCTCACCGAGCGCGGCCTGACGGGTGCGCACAGTCTGCTGCTCATTACGGGCGTGCTGGGCGGCTACACCACGATGTCCAGCTTCGGGCTGGAGCTGTTCCGCCTGCTGGGCAATGGCCAGCTCACTTTTGCGGCCATCTACTTCCTGCTTACCAACGCGGCCGGCCTGCTGGCGGTATGGGCCGGCCACCTGGTGGCCGGCCGGATTAACTAAAAAAAGCGCAGCCTATGGGCTGCGCTTTTTTTAAGGTTGTGAGATTTAGGGCTAGGCCTTGACGGCTTCACCGGCAATGAAGGTCTCGGTGTTGGTACGGGCCAAGTCGTCGGTGAACTGCTGCGGCGGGGTCTTCATAAAATAGGAAGAGGGTGCGATCAGCGGGCCGCCGATGCCGCGGTCCTGCGCCAGTTTAATGCAACGCACTGCGTCGATGACCACGCCAGCCGAGTTGGGCGAATCCCACACTTCCAGCTTGACTTCCATTTGCAGCGGCACATCGCCAAAGGCGCGGCCTTCCATGCGGATGTGGCACCACTTGCGGTCGGTCAGCCAGGGCACATAGTCGCTGGGGCCAACGTGCACGTCACCGCTGTCCAGTTCATACGGCAGCATGCTGGTGACCGCGCCGGTCTTTGAGATCTTCTTGGACTCGAGGCGCTCGCGCTCCAGCATGTTGTAAAAGTCCATATTGCCGCCAAAGTTCAGCTGGTAGGTGCGGTCCAGGTGTACGCCGCGTTCCACGAACAGGCGCGCCAGGGCACGGTGAGTGATGGTGGCGCCGACCTGGCTCTTGATGTCATCGCCAATGATGGGGATGTTGCGCTCGGCAAAGCGCTGGCCCCAATAGTCCTGGCTGGCGATGAACACGGGGATGCAGTTCACGAAGCCAACCCCGGCTTCCAGGATCTGTTCCACGTACCACTTGGTGGCCATTTCAGAGCCCACCGGCAGGTAACTCACCACCACATCCGTGCCTGTATCCTTGAGCACCTTCACAATGTCAGCGGTGGCGCCGGGGGCCTTCTCCACAACCTCGCGCAGGTATTTGCCCAGGCCATCATGGGTCATGCCGCGCTGCACTTCCACACCCAGGTGGGGCACATCGGCAAACTTGATGGTGTTGTTGGGGTAAGCCCAGATGGCCTCGCTCAGGTCTTTGCCAACTTTGGTGGCCACTACGTCAAAGGCGGCCGAGAACTCAATGTCTCGAATGTGATAGCCGCCGAGGTTTACGTGCATCAAGCCGGGCACTTCATCCGTGTCGGCCGCATTTTGGTAGTACTGCACGCCTTGCACAAGGGAGTTGGCACAATTGCCAACGCCAATGATCGCTACGCGTACTTTCGAAGAATTTTTTGCCATGTTTCTCCTTTGCAACGGTTAAATGATTATATACCTTGCGTCTCCGCTTTGATGTATAGGCCAACCGCGTAAAAAGTGCGGTTATGATTCTGGGCATGCAAGCATACTCACTGGCTGAGATCCAGGAAGCTCTCGCGCACAATCACCGCTTTGTGGCGGAGGATTTTGCCGCCATTGCCGGCGCGCAGTTCTACGCGCATCCGCCACAGGTGTGGTCGCCTGCCGAGAATCTGGCACACTTGTGCAAGACGGTGCGGGCAGCCACGCTGGCCTTCCGTGTGCCCGCTCGGCTCTCCGGGCTCATCTGGGGCTCGGCGGAGAGCAGCCGCAGTTACGCCGAACTTGTGACAAGCTATAAGGCCGTGCTGGATGGCGGCGTCGTGTCGCCGGCTGCCTATGTGGCGGAGTTGGACGGCGTGCTGCAGGATGAGGCCGCGGCCAAGC contains the following coding sequences:
- a CDS encoding inositol-3-phosphate synthase, which produces MAKNSSKVRVAIIGVGNCANSLVQGVQYYQNAADTDEVPGLMHVNLGGYHIRDIEFSAAFDVVATKVGKDLSEAIWAYPNNTIKFADVPHLGVEVQRGMTHDGLGKYLREVVEKAPGATADIVKVLKDTGTDVVVSYLPVGSEMATKWYVEQILEAGVGFVNCIPVFIASQDYWGQRFAERNIPIIGDDIKSQVGATITHRALARLFVERGVHLDRTYQLNFGGNMDFYNMLERERLESKKISKTGAVTSMLPYELDSGDVHVGPSDYVPWLTDRKWCHIRMEGRAFGDVPLQMEVKLEVWDSPNSAGVVIDAVRCIKLAQDRGIGGPLIAPSSYFMKTPPQQFTDDLARTNTETFIAGEAVKA
- a CDS encoding DinB family protein is translated as MQAYSLAEIQEALAHNHRFVAEDFAAIAGAQFYAHPPQVWSPAENLAHLCKTVRAATLAFRVPARLSGLIWGSAESSRSYAELVTSYKAVLDGGVVSPAAYVAELDGVLQDEAAAKQDLLQRWQQAAGKLEAALANWHDEDLDKAKVPHPVLGKLTLRELLFFTLYHNLHHVNDVRRLLGQPEVEVL